A region from the Brevibacterium paucivorans genome encodes:
- the hemC gene encoding hydroxymethylbilane synthase yields the protein MSLLVLGVSHRTAPMSVLDAFAFDAPAVEQLRSRVCAGEYVMGVVVLATCNRVEIIADVSGFHGGLADLGSALVDMTSFDWKELAGHLFVRYETEAYEHLFELTTGLDSMAIGEAQILGQVRTALNEARTAGTLTGDLERAVSRALEIGKRAHTETALDTVSNSLLDTALFAAREHLGEISGARALVVGAGAMSGLAVATLVRSGVSSLTVINRTSERALRLIEHAEELAQQLGTYLTTSFTELSEGSLVDEIRHSNLIVSVTGARGTVINTDTVVKAMSSTPEPHKRAFIDLAMPFDIEHSVADIPHVSLMGLEQLSMEFAQSNLAADSRAVDALAQVRALIRQAMNQVAADKAASKINPTVVALRKRASQIIDAEYTRLVNKLGDDVSEDVQAEIRKSLNRTVDKILHNPTVRVKELALTETSTDYAAALSTLFDLTAAPETSELPIVKAKNHSTNQSKAKNNTAKSSPAKSTTTDGTTPVGDHTLDVVEPEGWTRTVRLGTRRSNLARSQSVGVAHDIAAHTGWRVEIVEVVTEGDVNMTPLANMGGTGVFVSAVRQALLSGKIDIAVHSLKDLPTAQAPGITLAAVPPRVDPSDVLVARDGLTFDQLPQGAIVGTGSPRRAAQMRAVRPDLDIRGVRGNVGTRIKYVTDGRIDAVVLAAAGMRRLGRLAEVTETLATDLMLPAPGQGALAIECRAENADRDPFDAKLRSGLLAIHDETTYRAVVAERAILSRAQAGCSAPIGALANVTERSIELSAVMADDAGKLARITRSVANTGVNAAIDVGTQIADELLDTLGVVPDTLTGANAPKAQLEVKP from the coding sequence GTGTCGTTGCTCGTCCTAGGTGTTTCACACCGCACCGCTCCTATGAGCGTGCTCGATGCGTTCGCCTTTGACGCGCCCGCAGTCGAGCAATTGCGCTCGCGGGTCTGTGCAGGCGAATACGTCATGGGTGTAGTTGTGCTGGCGACGTGCAACCGAGTCGAAATCATCGCCGATGTCTCCGGCTTCCACGGCGGGCTCGCCGATCTGGGTTCCGCCTTGGTCGACATGACGTCTTTCGACTGGAAAGAGCTGGCCGGTCACCTGTTCGTGCGCTACGAAACGGAAGCGTATGAACACCTGTTTGAACTCACCACGGGCCTGGACTCAATGGCGATTGGTGAGGCGCAAATCCTGGGCCAAGTGCGCACTGCACTCAACGAAGCCCGCACTGCTGGCACCTTGACTGGTGATCTGGAACGCGCGGTCAGTCGAGCGTTAGAAATCGGAAAGCGAGCCCACACCGAAACCGCACTCGACACCGTCTCAAACTCGCTTTTGGACACTGCTCTCTTTGCCGCCCGTGAACACCTGGGCGAAATCAGTGGAGCCCGCGCACTCGTCGTGGGTGCCGGTGCCATGTCAGGACTGGCCGTCGCCACGTTGGTGCGCTCAGGAGTCTCATCACTCACGGTCATCAATCGGACATCAGAGCGTGCCCTTCGCCTGATCGAACACGCCGAAGAGCTCGCACAACAACTGGGCACGTACCTCACCACCTCGTTCACCGAGCTGTCAGAAGGCTCACTCGTCGACGAAATCCGCCACTCCAACCTGATCGTCAGCGTAACGGGTGCGCGCGGAACCGTGATCAACACCGACACCGTGGTGAAAGCCATGAGCTCCACCCCGGAACCGCACAAGCGTGCGTTCATCGACCTCGCAATGCCCTTCGACATTGAGCACAGCGTTGCCGACATTCCGCACGTGAGCCTCATGGGGCTGGAACAACTGTCCATGGAATTCGCACAGAGCAACCTAGCCGCGGACTCCCGTGCGGTCGACGCGCTGGCACAAGTGCGCGCACTCATCCGCCAAGCCATGAACCAGGTCGCAGCAGATAAAGCGGCGTCCAAGATCAACCCCACCGTGGTTGCCCTGCGCAAACGCGCCAGCCAAATCATCGATGCTGAATACACCCGCCTGGTGAACAAACTGGGGGATGACGTCAGCGAAGACGTGCAAGCCGAAATTCGTAAATCCCTCAACCGCACAGTCGACAAGATCCTGCACAACCCCACCGTCCGGGTGAAGGAACTCGCGCTCACCGAAACCAGTACGGACTACGCGGCTGCGCTGTCCACGCTTTTCGACCTCACCGCAGCACCTGAAACCTCAGAGCTCCCAATCGTCAAAGCCAAGAACCACAGCACCAACCAAAGCAAGGCCAAGAACAACACGGCGAAGAGCAGCCCAGCCAAATCCACCACAACCGACGGAACCACACCAGTTGGCGACCACACGCTCGACGTGGTGGAGCCAGAAGGATGGACACGAACGGTCCGGCTGGGAACTCGCCGATCGAACCTGGCGCGCTCGCAGTCAGTGGGAGTCGCTCACGACATTGCCGCACACACCGGGTGGCGCGTGGAAATCGTCGAGGTCGTCACAGAAGGCGACGTCAACATGACCCCGTTGGCCAACATGGGCGGAACGGGCGTGTTCGTGTCTGCAGTGCGGCAGGCCCTGCTGTCAGGCAAAATCGACATCGCCGTCCACTCACTCAAAGACCTTCCCACCGCGCAGGCGCCGGGAATTACCTTGGCGGCTGTACCACCTCGGGTAGACCCGTCCGACGTCCTTGTGGCCCGCGACGGACTCACCTTCGACCAGCTTCCCCAGGGCGCGATCGTGGGAACCGGTTCGCCGCGCCGTGCCGCGCAAATGCGTGCAGTCCGCCCGGATCTGGACATTCGTGGTGTGCGCGGAAATGTGGGCACCCGCATCAAGTACGTCACTGACGGCCGCATCGACGCCGTCGTTCTGGCCGCCGCCGGTATGCGCCGGTTGGGGCGCCTAGCCGAGGTGACCGAGACCTTGGCGACCGACCTTATGTTGCCAGCCCCGGGGCAGGGGGCGCTGGCGATCGAGTGCCGCGCAGAAAACGCGGACCGCGACCCGTTCGACGCGAAACTGCGGTCAGGGCTGTTGGCAATCCACGACGAAACCACGTACCGCGCGGTCGTCGCTGAACGCGCCATTTTGTCGCGTGCGCAGGCCGGATGTTCAGCTCCGATTGGTGCGCTTGCGAACGTGACTGAACGGTCCATTGAACTGTCTGCCGTGATGGCCGACGATGCTGGTAAGCTGGCGCGAATTACCCGGTCAGTGGCTAACACGGGTGTCAACGCCGCGATCGACGTGGGAACCCAGATCGCCGATGAACTTCTCGACACCTTGGGCGTTGTTCCAGATACGTTGACCGGTGCGAATGCTCCGAAAGCTCAACTTGAGGTAAAACCATGA
- a CDS encoding glutaredoxin family protein: MSGNTVTFVDRAGCHLCDEAKTTVTHVIDQVAQETGHTWTLNVVDVDSDSELLERYDWEVPVVLVNGRQHSFHRVDARRLKASLIRASNTN; encoded by the coding sequence ATGTCGGGAAACACAGTGACGTTTGTGGACCGCGCAGGTTGTCACCTGTGCGACGAAGCAAAAACAACAGTCACTCACGTCATCGACCAAGTGGCCCAAGAGACGGGGCACACATGGACGCTCAATGTGGTCGACGTTGATAGCGACAGCGAATTGCTGGAACGCTACGACTGGGAAGTTCCGGTCGTGCTGGTCAACGGTCGGCAACACAGCTTTCACCGAGTAGATGCGCGTCGGTTGAAGGCCTCGCTCATTCGCGCATCCAACACAAACTAA
- a CDS encoding 30S ribosomal protein bS22 — protein sequence MGSVIKKRRKRMSKKKHRKLLRKTRHQRRNKK from the coding sequence ATGGGTTCAGTCATTAAGAAGCGTCGCAAGCGGATGTCGAAGAAGAAGCACCGCAAGCTTCTGCGTAAGACGCGTCACCAGCGTCGCAACAAGAAGTAA
- a CDS encoding DUF2079 domain-containing protein, producing the protein MSKDAQVQRLGVAGAVCLLGFALYATLSVMMWRGFISPSWDLGIFTQLADQYAHFRAPVVNIKGDGYNLLGDHFHPILILLGPIFRIFPSGLTLLIIQSALFALSAWPLTRLALERFGTTGGSLLGASYILSWGFINAVWSQFHEIAFAVPLIAFGLVWWMRDKRIHAAVAIGLLVFVKEDLGLTVLMFGLAVLLKDRKDWQWATGFATWGILWFVLTVKVILPALNPMGQYDYTDNVSVAETLTQSVDTKFAVVCVLVLAAGVIGIKSPFMLMMLPTLAWRFVGNVEYYWGFDFHYSAVLIPIAVASMIDAAPRRFFKLAPAVALVTACAMFAQSQINLLWKYDRYASPSAQSAIEVASEYDTVATDIYLLAYTVPHTNTYWFGTIGDVQPDAVLFNTTKTDYSPESWAQSKYGGVWNIVFDDGTYKVAARQE; encoded by the coding sequence ATGAGCAAGGACGCCCAGGTTCAGCGACTTGGAGTGGCTGGCGCTGTATGTTTGCTAGGTTTTGCCCTCTACGCCACCCTTTCGGTCATGATGTGGCGGGGCTTCATCAGCCCGTCGTGGGACTTGGGCATTTTCACGCAACTAGCTGATCAGTACGCGCATTTCCGTGCCCCCGTGGTGAATATTAAGGGCGACGGGTACAACCTTTTAGGTGACCACTTCCACCCCATCCTGATCTTGCTTGGACCCATCTTTCGGATCTTCCCGTCAGGGCTTACGCTGCTCATCATCCAGTCTGCTCTGTTCGCGCTTTCGGCATGGCCACTCACGCGCTTAGCTCTTGAGCGATTTGGCACGACCGGTGGCTCGCTTTTGGGGGCTTCGTACATTCTGTCCTGGGGTTTCATTAACGCAGTGTGGTCCCAGTTCCACGAAATCGCATTCGCAGTGCCACTAATCGCGTTTGGACTGGTGTGGTGGATGCGCGACAAACGCATCCACGCAGCTGTCGCGATTGGTCTGTTGGTGTTCGTGAAAGAAGACCTGGGCCTGACGGTTCTGATGTTCGGGCTTGCTGTTCTGTTGAAAGACCGCAAGGACTGGCAGTGGGCAACCGGCTTCGCCACGTGGGGAATCCTGTGGTTCGTGCTCACGGTGAAGGTCATTCTTCCCGCACTCAACCCAATGGGACAGTACGACTACACCGACAACGTGTCCGTTGCTGAAACACTCACGCAGTCGGTCGACACCAAGTTCGCCGTTGTGTGTGTACTGGTTCTGGCCGCTGGTGTGATCGGGATAAAGAGCCCCTTCATGCTCATGATGCTTCCCACCCTGGCATGGCGCTTTGTTGGAAACGTCGAGTACTACTGGGGCTTTGACTTCCACTACTCCGCCGTCCTCATTCCAATTGCCGTGGCGTCGATGATTGACGCCGCTCCTCGCCGGTTCTTCAAACTAGCGCCAGCGGTTGCGCTGGTGACTGCGTGCGCAATGTTCGCCCAGTCGCAGATCAACCTGTTGTGGAAATACGACCGCTACGCATCACCCAGCGCGCAGAGCGCAATCGAAGTTGCCTCGGAATACGACACGGTGGCCACCGACATTTACCTGCTCGCATACACGGTTCCGCACACCAACACGTACTGGTTCGGAACCATTGGTGACGTTCAACCCGACGCAGTGCTCTTCAACACCACCAAAACCGACTACTCACCGGAATCGTGGGCGCAAAGCAAGTACGGTGGCGTGTGGAACATCGTGTTCGACGACGGCACCTACAAGGTGGCCGCGCGCCAAGAGTGA
- the proC gene encoding pyrroline-5-carboxylate reductase: protein MRIAFVGTGSMGSALLEGVQASTDAQIVATCASAASATRLHERLGIDTLAVETTSDANLQAIRGAQFVFVGVKPWMLAQTLKEIAPHLEPQAVVISMAAGFSLADMVKHVPNNPVVRIMPNTPSQVGRGVIALSAGQGVSDEQVQTLTELLTGAGLVFPLEEEQIGAMTAISGSGVAYFFLLAESLAKTGVELGLDEETANRMVAQTALGAGLLLDCTPEPADLRKAVTSKGGTTHAAIETFRAHNFDDIVFRAGTAAVERGKEMERENAE from the coding sequence GTGCGTATTGCCTTTGTCGGAACCGGATCCATGGGATCAGCTCTTCTGGAAGGCGTACAAGCCTCCACCGATGCGCAGATCGTCGCAACATGCGCATCTGCTGCCTCAGCAACCCGCCTTCACGAACGGCTCGGGATCGACACGCTGGCAGTTGAAACGACCTCGGACGCTAACCTCCAAGCCATCCGTGGCGCCCAATTCGTATTCGTGGGAGTGAAGCCGTGGATGCTAGCGCAGACGCTGAAAGAAATCGCACCTCACCTGGAACCGCAGGCAGTGGTGATCTCCATGGCCGCAGGGTTCTCGCTCGCAGACATGGTCAAGCACGTGCCCAACAACCCCGTTGTGCGCATCATGCCCAACACGCCCTCGCAAGTGGGCCGAGGTGTCATTGCGCTGTCCGCGGGTCAGGGAGTGAGTGATGAGCAGGTGCAGACGCTCACCGAACTGCTCACTGGCGCCGGGCTGGTGTTCCCGCTTGAAGAAGAACAGATCGGGGCGATGACCGCGATTTCCGGTTCTGGTGTTGCCTATTTCTTCCTGCTGGCCGAATCGCTTGCGAAAACTGGCGTGGAATTGGGTTTGGACGAAGAAACCGCAAACCGCATGGTTGCCCAAACCGCACTGGGAGCCGGGTTGCTGTTGGACTGCACGCCTGAACCCGCTGATCTGCGCAAGGCCGTGACCAGCAAGGGCGGGACCACTCACGCGGCAATCGAAACCTTCCGCGCGCACAACTTCGACGACATCGTTTTCAGAGCTGGAACAGCGGCCGTTGAACGTGGAAAAGAAATGGAAAGAGAGAACGCTGAATGA
- a CDS encoding TrkH family potassium uptake protein, whose product MSSPKRTFSEVVFSPGRRTRDFIDRVAEASPARLAIFSFLAVVALFTVLLLLPIAHQNPGEISFARSLTVTVSAVCVTGLTPVDFQDYWTGFGLVTIVVAVQVGGLGILTLASVLGMVVSKGLGVRQRLIAMQATNTGSLGQVGSLLRAVIMTALAVESVIFAMLFPRFLMRGEEVGTAVWYSVFYSVSSFNNAGFSIHPGGIAYFADDPWILFTLMLSVFVGSLGFPVILVATILWNKPRSWDLHTKLTLTTSAVLVAVGFFLYFGLEYNNPDTLGNKGFGATFWETLFMSVMTRSGGFNTIDMALLSPASHLVTDILMFIGGGSSSTAGGVKVTTLAVLVMAAWAEARGYDDVTAFGRRIGHNVVRVAISVVFAGLALVLVGTIALLQVTHESLDMVLFEVISAFGTVGLSSGITSTAPDSGLYILSSLMLLGRLGTITLAAAVSSRSTKRLFRYPEERPIIG is encoded by the coding sequence GTGAGTTCTCCCAAGCGAACCTTTTCTGAGGTTGTGTTTTCGCCAGGGCGACGCACGCGCGACTTCATTGACCGGGTTGCCGAAGCGTCGCCGGCGCGTTTGGCGATCTTTTCGTTCCTAGCGGTAGTCGCACTTTTTACTGTGTTGTTGTTGCTGCCCATTGCGCATCAGAACCCTGGCGAAATTTCATTTGCACGGTCGCTCACTGTGACTGTGTCAGCAGTGTGCGTCACGGGCTTAACACCGGTTGATTTTCAAGACTATTGGACTGGGTTTGGGCTGGTCACTATTGTTGTCGCGGTGCAGGTGGGTGGCTTGGGAATCCTCACTCTGGCATCAGTCCTTGGGATGGTTGTGTCCAAGGGCCTCGGGGTTCGACAACGCCTCATTGCCATGCAAGCGACGAATACAGGATCACTGGGGCAAGTGGGGTCGCTTCTCCGCGCGGTCATCATGACAGCGCTCGCTGTCGAAAGCGTGATTTTTGCGATGCTTTTCCCACGCTTCCTCATGCGAGGTGAGGAAGTGGGCACAGCTGTCTGGTACTCAGTTTTCTACTCCGTGTCATCGTTCAATAACGCGGGTTTCTCAATCCACCCAGGAGGCATTGCCTATTTTGCCGACGACCCGTGGATCCTGTTCACACTCATGCTTTCGGTGTTTGTGGGCTCCTTGGGCTTCCCGGTCATCCTGGTAGCAACCATTTTGTGGAACAAGCCGCGCTCGTGGGATCTGCACACCAAACTCACTCTCACCACCTCGGCGGTCTTGGTGGCCGTGGGCTTTTTCCTCTACTTTGGCCTCGAGTACAACAATCCTGACACGCTTGGAAACAAAGGGTTCGGGGCCACTTTCTGGGAAACGTTGTTCATGTCGGTGATGACCCGATCGGGCGGGTTCAACACGATCGATATGGCTCTTCTGAGCCCGGCGAGCCACTTGGTCACAGACATTCTCATGTTCATTGGTGGAGGTTCGTCGTCAACCGCAGGTGGTGTCAAAGTCACGACTCTAGCTGTGTTGGTCATGGCGGCGTGGGCTGAAGCACGCGGTTATGACGATGTCACTGCGTTTGGTCGCAGGATCGGACACAACGTGGTCCGAGTCGCGATCTCAGTCGTCTTCGCAGGTCTGGCCTTGGTTCTTGTTGGCACGATTGCGCTTCTCCAAGTCACCCACGAGTCACTGGACATGGTGCTGTTCGAAGTGATTTCTGCATTTGGCACCGTGGGCCTGTCTTCAGGGATCACCAGCACAGCCCCGGATTCTGGCCTGTACATTCTCAGTTCGCTAATGTTATTGGGTCGCTTAGGTACGATTACCCTCGCTGCGGCAGTGTCCAGCCGATCCACAAAGCGCTTGTTCAGGTACCCAGAAGAGAGGCCGATCATTGGCTAA
- a CDS encoding acetoin utilization protein AcuC, protein MSHDVFVVWDESVTEYNFGPSHPMHPLRLDLTAKLATDLNIFDHPRVHLGAIPQVDDVALKKLHSADFIEAVKDAGRTSELSKEIIEAYGVGTEDVPRFDGIHEASGRLYMGSIAAAQAVIKGSYVRAVNFCGGMHHAMPGKAAGFCVYNDVAAAVQEFLDNGYERVAYIDLDAHHGDGVEHFFWDDPRVLTVSLHENGRFLFPGTGFAADIGGLQAAASAMNVALPPRTSDSDWLRALDATVPHVLREFKPQVIVSQHGCDGHRLDPLTHLRLSVDAMRRGAEWVRDLADELCDGKWVATGGGGYAIIDVVPRTWSQIVAIAAGIDLEPGTEIPQRWRDYVMTLTGREAPVRMTDGGTNDYQPWTQGYDPEADIDRAVIATRKAIFPFYGLDPYYD, encoded by the coding sequence ATGAGCCACGATGTTTTTGTTGTCTGGGACGAATCAGTGACCGAATACAACTTTGGTCCCTCCCACCCTATGCATCCGTTGCGCTTAGATTTGACCGCCAAGCTGGCAACGGATCTCAATATTTTTGACCACCCCCGCGTCCACCTCGGCGCAATTCCTCAGGTTGACGACGTCGCACTGAAGAAACTGCACTCTGCCGACTTCATTGAGGCAGTGAAAGACGCCGGACGTACCAGTGAACTTTCGAAAGAGATCATTGAGGCCTACGGGGTGGGTACGGAAGACGTTCCACGGTTCGACGGAATCCACGAAGCCTCCGGTCGCCTTTACATGGGGTCGATCGCAGCCGCTCAAGCCGTCATCAAGGGCTCATATGTGCGGGCCGTGAACTTCTGTGGCGGAATGCACCACGCGATGCCCGGCAAAGCCGCAGGATTCTGCGTGTACAACGACGTGGCTGCCGCGGTCCAAGAGTTCCTCGACAACGGGTACGAACGCGTTGCCTACATTGACCTCGACGCTCACCACGGAGACGGGGTCGAACACTTCTTCTGGGACGACCCGCGGGTACTCACCGTTTCCCTCCACGAAAACGGTCGGTTCCTGTTCCCCGGGACCGGTTTCGCCGCCGACATCGGAGGCCTCCAAGCAGCCGCGAGTGCCATGAACGTGGCGCTCCCACCTCGGACGTCCGACTCAGACTGGTTGCGCGCACTCGACGCCACCGTCCCGCACGTACTCCGGGAATTCAAACCGCAAGTGATCGTGTCGCAACACGGGTGTGACGGGCACAGACTGGACCCTCTCACGCACCTGCGCCTCTCCGTTGACGCGATGCGCCGAGGTGCCGAATGGGTGCGTGACCTCGCCGACGAACTGTGCGACGGAAAGTGGGTAGCAACCGGCGGCGGTGGGTACGCCATCATCGACGTTGTGCCACGAACTTGGTCACAGATCGTTGCGATAGCCGCCGGAATCGACCTGGAGCCCGGCACGGAAATCCCGCAACGGTGGCGCGACTACGTCATGACACTCACCGGCAGGGAAGCCCCCGTTCGCATGACGGATGGTGGCACCAACGACTACCAACCGTGGACGCAAGGCTACGATCCGGAAGCGGACATCGACCGCGCTGTCATTGCCACGCGCAAAGCGATCTTCCCGTTCTACGGCCTGGACCCGTACTACGACTGA
- a CDS encoding uroporphyrinogen-III synthase — protein MSASTVFPLIPQKPLVVFMGTGPGDPGLLPVRSADILASAQVVVYDPAFHTDIVDTYAPSQTARVEETSLGQTASTRGRKMGELAKEHGLVVRLYAGDGVLFSALNSEGVAVRRTGTGIEVVPGVGLSAAVASFTGTPITTNRVRSLRFVEAGEMTHTDVSKHRNTAHVLSGDSENTVAAIRSLLNDGWDPATRVLAVVRVSRVRQVSVDTTLGALEQRLENEPVPQETIVTILGAGIEDRGPLSWFETKPLFGWNVLIPRTREQGEITAQVLHEYGAESEVVPTIAIQPPRTPGQMERAMRGLVDGDYQWVGFTSINAVRAVRVLLGDLGLDVRSLAGVRVAAVGAQTAAALREWGIEPELVATTEESARGLAADWPVFDDVEGFNRVLLPRADIATEVLVNGLQEKGWKVDDVTAYRTVRAAPPPAPTREAIKRGDFDAVLFTSSSTVRNLVGIAGKPPATTVVACIGPATAQTAESHGLVVDIVSQEANVKSLIEDLAEYARDLRDRAEAQGEPALRPSERRRTRRKS, from the coding sequence ATGAGTGCTTCAACGGTGTTTCCACTGATCCCGCAAAAACCGCTGGTTGTTTTTATGGGAACCGGGCCGGGTGACCCCGGACTGCTACCTGTGCGTTCCGCCGACATTCTGGCCAGCGCGCAGGTCGTTGTGTATGACCCGGCTTTTCACACTGACATTGTCGACACGTACGCGCCTTCTCAGACCGCGCGGGTTGAAGAGACGTCGTTGGGTCAAACGGCGTCCACACGTGGTCGGAAGATGGGTGAACTGGCCAAAGAGCATGGCCTGGTTGTGCGGTTGTACGCGGGTGACGGCGTTCTGTTTTCGGCTCTGAACTCTGAAGGTGTTGCCGTGCGTCGCACGGGCACCGGTATCGAGGTGGTCCCCGGGGTTGGCCTGTCGGCCGCCGTGGCATCGTTTACGGGAACCCCAATCACCACCAACCGCGTGCGGTCCCTGCGGTTTGTCGAAGCCGGAGAAATGACCCACACGGATGTGTCCAAGCACCGCAACACTGCCCACGTTTTGTCTGGTGACAGCGAAAACACGGTCGCTGCGATCCGGTCGCTCCTCAACGACGGGTGGGACCCGGCCACACGCGTGCTCGCAGTTGTGCGGGTGTCCCGCGTGCGTCAGGTGTCCGTGGACACCACTTTGGGTGCTTTGGAACAGCGTCTGGAGAACGAGCCCGTTCCACAGGAAACGATTGTCACGATCCTGGGCGCGGGAATTGAGGACCGCGGCCCGCTTTCGTGGTTTGAAACGAAGCCCCTGTTCGGATGGAACGTGCTGATTCCGCGCACCCGTGAGCAGGGTGAGATCACCGCCCAGGTGCTCCATGAGTACGGCGCGGAGTCCGAGGTCGTTCCCACGATCGCTATCCAACCACCTCGGACGCCGGGGCAGATGGAGCGCGCGATGCGCGGGCTTGTCGACGGGGACTACCAGTGGGTTGGGTTCACGTCGATCAACGCGGTGCGCGCCGTGCGGGTCCTGTTGGGTGACCTGGGGCTGGACGTGCGCTCCTTAGCTGGCGTGCGCGTTGCCGCTGTGGGGGCGCAGACCGCGGCTGCCTTGCGGGAGTGGGGGATTGAGCCGGAGCTCGTTGCTACGACCGAAGAGTCCGCGCGCGGGCTGGCCGCTGACTGGCCGGTGTTTGACGACGTAGAAGGTTTCAACCGTGTGTTGTTGCCGCGGGCGGATATTGCGACCGAGGTGTTGGTCAACGGCCTGCAGGAAAAGGGTTGGAAGGTCGACGATGTGACGGCCTACCGGACCGTCCGTGCCGCCCCGCCACCGGCTCCTACCCGTGAGGCGATTAAGCGTGGCGATTTCGACGCTGTTCTGTTTACGTCGTCATCGACCGTGCGCAACCTTGTGGGTATCGCAGGTAAGCCACCGGCAACCACGGTCGTCGCCTGTATTGGACCGGCCACTGCGCAAACTGCGGAGTCTCACGGGCTGGTCGTCGACATTGTTTCTCAGGAAGCTAACGTCAAATCTTTAATTGAGGACCTCGCTGAATATGCGCGCGATCTGCGGGATCGTGCGGAAGCTCAAGGCGAGCCCGCTCTTCGGCCCTCGGAGCGTCGCCGTACCAGGAGAAAGTCATAA
- a CDS encoding sugar phosphate isomerase/epimerase family protein, with translation MPDRKAFTRKNSAKKSSVRHREHFAQNPVYEHGVTHVSTERIRVALSTSSVYPMDVPTCFNVAHELGYDGVEIMITHNRTTQNPLLIQSEMRRTGLPVVSFHAPTLLFLPGVLDKDHWTKLRKTCDLALECGAESVVLHPPFRWQGDYAKGFVDGVRELVKETGLKIAVENMYPWRAGLREVLVYYPDWNPLDEDYDHMTFDFSHASTAGMNALETVADIQDKLAIVHLTDGSGSLRDEHLVPGRGKMPVAETLQYLAKHNWSGDVVVEVNTRLVAKKSTRTAMLKESLEFARKHLGLNEAT, from the coding sequence ATGCCTGATCGCAAGGCGTTTACACGCAAGAACTCGGCTAAGAAGAGTTCTGTGCGCCACCGCGAACACTTCGCACAGAACCCCGTGTACGAACACGGGGTCACACACGTCTCAACCGAGCGGATCAGGGTCGCCCTATCCACGTCCTCGGTCTACCCCATGGATGTGCCCACGTGCTTCAACGTGGCACACGAACTGGGGTACGACGGGGTCGAAATCATGATCACCCACAACCGCACAACCCAGAACCCGCTACTGATCCAAAGTGAAATGCGGCGCACGGGCCTGCCGGTCGTATCGTTCCACGCACCCACGTTGTTGTTCCTACCTGGCGTGCTGGATAAAGACCACTGGACGAAACTGCGCAAGACCTGCGACCTTGCGCTCGAATGTGGGGCAGAATCGGTTGTTCTTCACCCGCCATTTAGGTGGCAAGGTGACTACGCAAAAGGGTTCGTGGACGGCGTGCGTGAACTGGTGAAAGAAACCGGGCTGAAAATCGCTGTAGAGAACATGTACCCGTGGCGCGCGGGCCTGCGGGAAGTCCTGGTGTACTACCCGGACTGGAACCCGCTCGACGAAGACTACGACCACATGACCTTCGACTTTTCCCACGCGTCAACCGCAGGCATGAACGCGCTTGAAACCGTCGCTGACATTCAGGACAAGCTCGCAATCGTCCACCTCACCGACGGATCCGGCTCTCTGCGTGACGAACACCTGGTGCCCGGACGCGGCAAAATGCCGGTCGCCGAAACCCTGCAGTACTTGGCCAAACACAACTGGTCCGGCGACGTTGTTGTCGAAGTGAACACACGGCTCGTGGCCAAAAAATCTACGCGCACCGCTATGCTCAAGGAGTCCCTCGAATTCGCCCGAAAACACTTAGGGCTCAACGAAGCAACGTAA
- a CDS encoding potassium channel family protein: MAKQDSRDNSSVLVIGLGRFGASTASNLMKLGRQVMAVERNPEVVSEWMGKLTHVVEADSTNIEALRQVGAQDFNTAVVGIGTSIEASVLTTANLVDLGVEQIWAKAISLAHGKILKRIGAEHVLYPESEAGARVAHLVSSRMLDFIEFDDGQFAVVKMRPPKEVQDFTLEESDIRQKYGVTVVGVKGPGRDFTYAEPSSRIGPHDVLIVAGHVELLARFADRP; encoded by the coding sequence TTGGCTAAACAAGACTCCCGCGACAACAGTTCCGTCCTGGTCATCGGGCTGGGTCGTTTTGGCGCTTCCACTGCGTCCAATCTTATGAAGCTGGGCCGGCAGGTGATGGCGGTGGAACGCAACCCCGAGGTCGTCAGTGAGTGGATGGGGAAGCTCACCCACGTTGTTGAGGCGGATTCCACCAACATTGAAGCTCTGCGTCAGGTGGGTGCCCAGGATTTCAATACTGCGGTTGTAGGGATCGGAACGTCCATTGAGGCGAGCGTGCTCACCACGGCTAATTTGGTTGACTTGGGTGTTGAGCAGATCTGGGCAAAAGCCATTTCGTTGGCACACGGAAAAATCCTCAAGCGCATTGGTGCTGAACACGTTCTGTACCCAGAGTCAGAAGCTGGAGCGCGTGTGGCCCACCTCGTGTCCTCGCGCATGCTTGACTTCATCGAATTCGACGACGGTCAGTTTGCTGTTGTGAAGATGCGTCCGCCTAAAGAGGTGCAAGACTTCACTCTGGAAGAGTCCGATATTCGCCAAAAGTACGGTGTCACCGTTGTGGGTGTGAAAGGACCGGGACGAGACTTTACGTACGCCGAACCGTCGAGCCGGATTGGGCCACACGATGTGCTCATCGTGGCAGGCCATGTGGAGCTTTTGGCCCGTTTTGCCGATCGCCCGTAA